A region from the Stutzerimonas stutzeri genome encodes:
- the lptF gene encoding LPS export ABC transporter permease LptF, which produces MIVFRYLSRELLVTLSAVSAVLLVIIMSGRFIKYLAQAAQGLLDPGVLLMIMGFRLPGFLQLILPLGLFLGVLLAYGRLYLDSEMTVLSATGMSQRRLLAYSLAPAALVAGLVGWLSLGLAPQGVAEVDRILNEQHSLTEFDTLVPGRFQTLRDGTRVTYTRELTADRTELSGVFISETNLSSATGEKRGLSVLVAESGRQEIQPDGSRYLILENGYRYDGNPGQANYRAIQYDTYGVLLPKPEVSVELSAREAMPTRELFGSDNIRLQSELQWRLSLPLLVFIVTLLAVPLSKVNPRQGRFLKLLPAILLYMTYLALLIAARGSLDKGRIPPSLGLWWVHGIFFSIGMLMLYWEPLRLAFDKHRARSGAAHA; this is translated from the coding sequence TTGATCGTCTTTCGTTATCTGTCCCGTGAGTTGCTGGTGACCTTGAGCGCGGTAAGTGCCGTGCTGCTGGTGATCATCATGAGTGGCCGTTTCATCAAATACCTGGCGCAGGCGGCGCAGGGGCTTCTCGATCCGGGTGTGCTGCTGATGATCATGGGGTTCCGGCTGCCGGGCTTCCTTCAGCTGATTCTGCCGCTGGGGTTGTTTCTCGGCGTCCTCTTGGCCTACGGGCGACTCTATCTCGATAGCGAAATGACCGTGCTGTCCGCTACGGGCATGAGTCAGCGTCGTCTGCTGGCCTACAGCCTCGCCCCGGCCGCTCTGGTCGCAGGTCTGGTTGGTTGGCTCAGCCTCGGCCTGGCGCCGCAGGGTGTGGCCGAGGTCGACCGCATCCTTAATGAACAGCACTCGCTGACCGAGTTCGATACGCTGGTTCCCGGTCGTTTTCAGACCCTGCGCGACGGCACCCGTGTGACCTATACCCGTGAGCTGACTGCCGATCGCACCGAGCTTTCCGGCGTGTTTATTTCCGAAACCAATCTGTCCAGTGCCACTGGTGAGAAGCGCGGGCTCTCGGTGTTGGTGGCCGAAAGCGGCCGTCAGGAAATCCAGCCGGACGGGAGTCGCTACCTGATCCTGGAAAACGGCTATCGCTACGACGGCAATCCGGGCCAGGCCAATTATCGGGCGATCCAGTACGACACCTATGGGGTGTTGTTGCCCAAACCTGAAGTCAGCGTCGAGTTGAGCGCGCGCGAGGCGATGCCGACCCGCGAACTGTTCGGCAGCGACAACATTCGGCTGCAGTCCGAGCTGCAATGGCGGCTGTCGCTTCCTCTGCTGGTCTTCATCGTCACACTGCTGGCCGTGCCGTTGTCGAAGGTGAACCCTCGTCAGGGGCGCTTCCTCAAATTGCTGCCCGCCATTCTGCTGTACATGACCTACCTGGCGCTGCTCATCGCGGCCCGTGGTTCGCTGGACAAGGGGCGCATCCCCCCGTCCCTGGGCCTCTGGTGGGTGCACGGAATCTTCTTTTCGATAGGAATGCTGATGCTTTACTGGGAACCGCTGAGGCTGGCTTTCGACAAGCACCGAGCCAGGTCGGGGGCTGCTCATGCGTAA
- a CDS encoding YbfB/YjiJ family MFS transporter — MPSRPALFPVLLAGATLLLVVHGLGRFIYTPLLPWLVEDGVLTVQQGASIASWNYLGYLIGALLALRWHRVAQIRRSLPWALVLHVLTTLGQTQAESADSLAMLRLLNGISNGLVFVQAPSLILEWLARHRRVSSSGLVYLGACVGLILSSLLASLSNGMLQGAERWWPAALLSIPLAWWGWRQLAHLDIPDDPASADDAPAHSGRLLDRASTPLFLSYAGAGMGYILPMTFLPMVVRLQVEPGSPLIQSSWLLVALATLPSPWLWNRLGALLGDTLALRFSYVTQLIGVLAALLLPGAPGILLCAVLVGGTFLGTVLLTQRLARTLHPHQGPRLSAALIALYSLTQLAGPWLTGIWLNMGGTLHSAFWLGAGALLWGLIWMLLVPRPR; from the coding sequence ATGCCCTCACGCCCCGCCCTGTTTCCGGTACTGCTGGCCGGCGCCACCCTGTTGCTCGTCGTCCATGGACTCGGCCGCTTCATCTACACACCGTTGCTGCCCTGGCTGGTGGAAGACGGTGTGCTCACCGTGCAGCAGGGCGCCAGCATCGCCAGCTGGAATTACCTCGGCTACCTGATCGGTGCGCTGCTGGCGTTGCGCTGGCATCGCGTGGCTCAGATCCGCCGCAGCCTGCCCTGGGCGCTGGTGCTGCATGTACTGACGACGCTGGGGCAAACCCAGGCGGAGTCGGCGGACTCGCTGGCCATGCTGCGTCTGCTCAACGGCATCAGCAATGGGCTGGTGTTCGTCCAGGCACCTTCGCTGATTCTCGAATGGCTCGCCCGTCACCGGCGGGTATCGTCCAGTGGGCTGGTGTATCTCGGCGCCTGTGTCGGACTGATCCTCTCCAGCCTGCTGGCCAGTCTGAGCAACGGTATGCTGCAAGGCGCCGAGCGCTGGTGGCCCGCTGCGCTGCTATCGATTCCGCTGGCCTGGTGGGGCTGGCGGCAGCTGGCACACCTGGACATACCCGACGACCCGGCCAGCGCAGACGACGCCCCCGCGCACAGCGGACGGCTGCTGGATCGCGCCAGCACGCCGCTGTTTCTCTCCTACGCTGGCGCCGGTATGGGCTATATCCTGCCCATGACGTTCCTGCCGATGGTGGTGCGCCTGCAGGTGGAGCCAGGCAGTCCGCTGATCCAAAGCAGCTGGCTGTTGGTGGCACTTGCCACCCTTCCATCTCCATGGCTCTGGAATCGGCTCGGTGCCCTGCTCGGCGATACCCTGGCGCTACGCTTCAGCTACGTCACGCAGCTCATCGGCGTGCTGGCAGCGCTGTTGCTACCGGGCGCGCCTGGCATCCTGCTGTGCGCCGTCCTGGTCGGCGGCACCTTCCTCGGCACGGTACTGCTCACCCAGCGGCTTGCGCGCACATTGCATCCCCACCAGGGGCCACGCCTGTCGGCCGCGTTGATTGCGCTCTACAGCCTGACCCAACTGGCAGGGCCGTGGCTGACGGGCATCTGGCTGAACATGGGCGGAACCCTGCATAGCGCCTTTTGGCTGGGCGCCGGCGCGCTGCTCTGGGGGCTGATATGGATGCTGTTGGTGCCACGCCCGCGCTGA
- a CDS encoding DNA polymerase III subunit chi, with amino-acid sequence MTQTPPNKAAHLLDDLESIRALLGDQDPPLSGESLDPDSIPLLSEIVEPAPHAAAQSETREPAVRTAFRTLAERHLDHELRTAAQLILQDVIDDFVPQIEAELRNRLEARAQQLIKSHRT; translated from the coding sequence ATGACGCAAACACCACCCAATAAAGCCGCCCATCTTCTCGACGACCTGGAATCGATCCGCGCCCTGCTAGGCGACCAGGACCCGCCGCTATCGGGCGAGTCCCTGGATCCGGACAGCATTCCGCTGCTGTCGGAAATCGTCGAGCCCGCGCCGCACGCCGCGGCACAATCCGAAACGCGAGAGCCAGCGGTACGCACCGCGTTTCGCACGCTCGCCGAGCGCCATCTGGACCACGAATTGCGCACCGCGGCGCAGCTTATCCTGCAGGATGTCATCGACGACTTCGTCCCGCAGATCGAAGCCGAACTACGCAACCGCCTGGAGGCTCGCGCGCAGCAGCTGATCAAATCGCACCGTACTTGA
- the rlmF gene encoding 23S rRNA (adenine(1618)-N(6))-methyltransferase RlmF: MSAPKTFKASPRPDKPDAGKPTLHPRNRHTGRYDFPALIAGSPELAAFVIINPYGKQSIDFANPDAVRVFNRALLKQFYGIAHWDIPPGYLCPPIPGRADYVHGLADLLALDNAGEIPRGGHIRALDIGTGANCIYPLIGLREYGWRFTGSDIDAIALASARTIVAANTLGKSITLRQQSDPRHVFAGLVQPDERFDVTLCNPPFHASQAEASSGSQRKWRNLGKLDPKRKLPTLNFGGQAAELWCEGGEAAFIARLADESREVGQQVCWFTTLVSKAGNVQPLQARLKKLGAQHVQVSDMSQGQKRSRFVAWTYLTDEQRSAWRATRWKPQPG, translated from the coding sequence ATGTCCGCTCCGAAAACCTTCAAAGCGTCGCCGCGCCCCGACAAACCGGACGCCGGCAAGCCCACCCTGCATCCGCGCAACCGTCATACCGGGCGCTACGACTTCCCGGCGCTTATAGCCGGCAGCCCGGAGCTGGCAGCGTTCGTCATCATCAACCCTTACGGCAAGCAGAGCATCGACTTCGCCAACCCAGACGCCGTACGGGTGTTCAACCGTGCGCTGCTCAAGCAGTTCTATGGCATCGCCCACTGGGACATCCCGCCAGGCTATCTGTGCCCGCCGATCCCGGGCCGCGCCGACTACGTGCACGGCCTCGCCGATCTGCTGGCGCTCGACAACGCAGGCGAAATCCCCCGTGGCGGGCATATCCGGGCGCTGGACATCGGTACCGGGGCCAACTGCATCTATCCGCTGATCGGCCTACGGGAATATGGCTGGCGCTTCACGGGCTCGGATATCGACGCGATTGCCCTGGCGTCGGCACGCACCATCGTCGCGGCCAACACGCTCGGCAAAAGCATCACCTTGCGTCAGCAGTCCGATCCACGACATGTCTTCGCTGGTCTGGTGCAGCCAGACGAACGTTTCGACGTGACCTTATGCAACCCACCCTTCCATGCCTCCCAGGCCGAGGCCAGCAGCGGCAGCCAGCGCAAGTGGCGCAATCTCGGCAAGCTCGATCCGAAGCGCAAGCTACCGACCTTGAATTTCGGTGGTCAAGCCGCGGAGCTCTGGTGTGAAGGCGGTGAAGCGGCTTTCATTGCCCGCCTCGCCGACGAAAGCCGCGAAGTGGGCCAGCAGGTCTGCTGGTTCACCACCCTGGTGTCCAAAGCGGGCAACGTCCAGCCCCTGCAGGCGCGCCTGAAGAAGCTCGGCGCTCAACACGTGCAGGTGTCGGACATGTCGCAAGGGCAGAAGCGCAGCCGCTTCGTCGCCTGGACCTATCTGACCGATGAGCAGCGCAGCGCGTGGCGAGCCACACGCTGGAAACCCCAGCCGGGCTGA
- a CDS encoding valine--tRNA ligase — MDKTYQPHAIETSWYQTWESNNYFAPQGSGEPYTIMIPPPNVTGSLHMGHGFNNAIMDALIRWRRMQGRNTLWQPGTDHAGIATQMVVERQLGAQGVNRHDLGREKFLDKVWEWKEESGGNITRQIRRLGSSVDWSRERFTMDAGLSNAVKEAFVRLHEDGLIYRGKRLVNWDTKLHTAISDLEVENHDEKGHLWHLRYPLADGCKTADGKNYLVVATTRPETMLGDAAVAVHPEDERYKNLIGRHIMLPLVNRLIPIVADDYVDLEFGTGCVKITPAHDFNDYEVGKRHRLPLINIFDRNAAVLGRAQVFNIDGTPNDKVDASLPDGYAHMDRFDARKAIVAEFEAMGLLEKIDDHALKVPRGDRSGTIIEPWLTDQWYVSTKPLAEKAIAAVENGDIQFVPKQYENMYFSWMRDIQDWCISRQLWWGHRIPAWYDEAGNVYVGRDEMEARTRYNLGNEVELRQDDDVLDTWFSSGLWTFSTLGWPEQTDFLKTFHPTDVLVTGFDIIFFWVARMIMLSTHLTGQIPFKTVYVHGLVRDGQGQKMSKSKGNVLDPLDIVDGITLDELLQKRTSGMMQPKLAEKIAKQTRNEFPEGIASYGTDALRFTFCSLASTGRDVKFDMGRVEGYRNFCNKIWNAANFVFENTEGKDTGVNGEAVELSSVDRWIISALQRTECEVNRQLEAFRFDLAAQALYEFIWDEYCAWYLELVKPVLWDESASAERQRGTRRTLVRVLETALRLAHPFMPFITEEIWQRVAPLAGKSGPTLMLQPWPEFNPERLDEAAEDDIEWVKAFMLGIRQIRGEMNISMAKRIDVVLGNASETDRRRLADNEPLLKKLAKLESVRVLAEGEEAPLSATALVGDLQVLVPMAGLIDKDAELARLDKEIARFDGEVKRVGGKLGNAGFVDKAPAEVIEKERAKLAEAEQAKARLLEQRERIASL; from the coding sequence ATGGACAAGACCTACCAGCCGCACGCCATCGAAACCTCCTGGTACCAGACCTGGGAATCGAACAACTACTTCGCACCCCAGGGGTCGGGCGAGCCCTACACCATCATGATCCCGCCGCCGAACGTCACCGGCAGCCTGCACATGGGCCATGGCTTCAACAACGCCATCATGGACGCCCTGATTCGCTGGCGCCGGATGCAGGGGCGTAACACCCTCTGGCAGCCGGGCACCGATCACGCGGGCATCGCCACGCAAATGGTGGTCGAGCGCCAGCTCGGCGCTCAGGGTGTCAACCGTCATGATCTGGGCCGCGAGAAGTTTCTCGACAAGGTATGGGAATGGAAGGAGGAGTCCGGCGGCAATATCACCCGCCAGATTCGGCGGCTGGGCTCTTCGGTCGACTGGTCGCGCGAGCGCTTCACCATGGACGCCGGTCTGTCCAACGCCGTGAAGGAAGCCTTCGTCCGTCTGCATGAAGACGGCCTGATCTACCGCGGCAAGCGCCTGGTCAACTGGGACACCAAGCTGCACACCGCCATCTCCGACCTGGAGGTGGAGAACCACGACGAGAAAGGCCACCTCTGGCACCTGCGCTACCCGCTGGCCGATGGCTGCAAGACGGCCGATGGCAAGAATTACCTGGTCGTCGCCACGACCCGCCCGGAGACCATGCTCGGTGACGCCGCGGTCGCCGTGCATCCCGAAGACGAGCGCTACAAGAATCTGATTGGCCGCCACATCATGCTGCCGCTGGTCAATCGCCTGATTCCCATCGTTGCCGACGACTATGTCGACCTCGAATTCGGCACCGGCTGCGTGAAAATCACCCCGGCGCATGACTTCAACGACTATGAGGTCGGCAAGCGCCATCGTCTGCCGCTGATCAACATCTTCGATCGCAACGCCGCGGTACTGGGCCGCGCGCAGGTGTTCAACATCGACGGCACGCCGAACGACAAGGTCGACGCCAGCCTGCCGGACGGTTACGCGCACATGGATCGCTTCGATGCGCGCAAGGCCATCGTCGCCGAGTTCGAGGCCATGGGCCTGTTGGAGAAGATCGACGACCACGCGTTGAAAGTGCCGCGTGGCGATCGCTCGGGCACCATCATCGAGCCCTGGCTGACCGATCAGTGGTACGTCTCCACCAAGCCGCTGGCGGAAAAGGCCATCGCGGCCGTGGAGAATGGCGATATCCAGTTCGTACCCAAGCAGTACGAGAACATGTATTTCAGCTGGATGCGCGACATCCAGGACTGGTGCATCAGCCGTCAGCTGTGGTGGGGCCATCGCATCCCGGCCTGGTACGACGAAGCGGGCAACGTCTATGTCGGCCGCGACGAAATGGAAGCACGGACCCGCTACAACCTCGGCAACGAGGTCGAGCTGCGCCAGGACGATGACGTGCTGGACACCTGGTTCAGCTCCGGCCTGTGGACCTTCTCCACTCTCGGCTGGCCGGAACAGACCGATTTCCTCAAGACCTTCCACCCCACCGACGTGCTGGTCACCGGCTTCGACATCATCTTCTTCTGGGTTGCCCGGATGATCATGCTCTCGACCCACCTGACCGGGCAGATCCCGTTCAAGACGGTGTACGTACATGGCCTGGTTCGCGATGGCCAGGGCCAGAAGATGTCCAAGTCCAAGGGCAACGTGCTCGACCCGCTGGATATCGTCGACGGCATCACACTCGACGAGCTGTTGCAAAAGCGCACCAGCGGCATGATGCAGCCCAAGCTCGCCGAGAAGATCGCCAAGCAGACCCGCAACGAATTCCCTGAAGGCATCGCCAGCTACGGTACCGACGCCCTGCGTTTCACCTTCTGCTCGCTGGCCTCCACCGGCCGCGACGTCAAGTTCGACATGGGCCGCGTCGAGGGTTATCGCAACTTCTGCAACAAGATCTGGAACGCGGCGAACTTCGTCTTCGAGAACACCGAGGGCAAGGACACCGGCGTCAACGGCGAAGCCGTAGAGCTGTCTTCGGTCGACCGCTGGATCATCTCCGCGCTGCAGCGCACCGAGTGCGAAGTCAATCGCCAGCTCGAAGCCTTCCGCTTCGACCTCGCCGCCCAGGCGCTCTACGAGTTCATCTGGGACGAGTACTGCGCCTGGTACCTGGAGCTGGTCAAGCCGGTGCTCTGGGACGAAAGCGCCAGTGCCGAACGCCAGCGCGGCACCCGCCGTACCCTGGTCCGCGTGCTGGAAACCGCCTTGCGCCTGGCACATCCGTTCATGCCCTTCATCACCGAAGAGATCTGGCAGCGCGTCGCGCCGCTGGCCGGCAAGTCCGGGCCTACGCTGATGCTGCAGCCCTGGCCGGAGTTCAACCCGGAGCGCCTCGACGAGGCCGCCGAGGACGATATCGAGTGGGTCAAGGCGTTCATGCTCGGCATCCGTCAGATCCGCGGTGAAATGAATATCTCCATGGCCAAGCGCATCGACGTGGTGCTGGGCAATGCGAGCGAAACCGACCGCCGTCGCCTGGCCGACAACGAGCCGCTGCTGAAGAAACTGGCCAAGCTGGAAAGCGTCCGCGTGCTCGCTGAAGGCGAGGAAGCACCGCTCTCCGCCACCGCACTGGTCGGCGACTTGCAGGTACTGGTGCCGATGGCGGGCCTGATCGACAAGGACGCGGAGCTCGCCCGCCTCGACAAGGAAATCGCCCGTTTCGATGGCGAGGTCAAGCGTGTCGGCGGCAAACTCGGCAACGCCGGCTTCGTCGACAAGGCCCCCGCCGAGGTGATCGAGAAGGAGCGCGCCAAGCTGGCCGAGGCCGAACAGGCCAAGGCGCGACTGCTCGAGCAGCGCGAGCGCATCGCGAGCCTGTAA
- a CDS encoding DNA polymerase III subunit chi — MTRIEFYVLPDREPAGRARAACQLASKGWQHGMPVFIRCQDNHQCTELAELLWSFRAERFIPHELHEDDPLAPVVIGTEQPPATAQGLLINLTTSISAHIDQFSRVIEIVNQQPELLTVCRDNFRLYRQRGYDPKRVEL; from the coding sequence ATGACGCGTATCGAATTTTACGTGTTGCCCGACCGCGAACCGGCAGGCCGCGCCAGAGCGGCCTGCCAGCTGGCGAGCAAGGGCTGGCAGCACGGCATGCCGGTATTCATTCGCTGCCAGGACAACCATCAGTGCACGGAGCTGGCCGAGCTGCTGTGGAGCTTTCGCGCCGAGCGCTTCATTCCGCACGAGCTTCACGAGGACGATCCCCTCGCACCGGTGGTGATCGGCACGGAACAGCCGCCGGCTACCGCTCAAGGCTTGCTGATCAATCTGACCACCTCGATATCAGCGCATATCGATCAGTTCAGCCGTGTGATCGAGATCGTCAACCAGCAGCCGGAGCTATTGACCGTCTGCCGGGACAATTTTCGCCTCTACCGGCAGCGCGGCTATGATCCGAAGAGGGTCGAATTGTAG
- the nhaD gene encoding sodium:proton antiporter NhaD, which translates to MYVFMAVVFVLGYLCIALEHPLKIDKAAAAILTAVFCWTVLVLGADSIISPQAAAHAPGGPAELVIEALRHHLGEISEILFFLLGAMTIVELIDSHEGFKVITDRIQTRRRVHLLWIVGLLTFFLSAALDNLTTTIVMVSLLRKLIRGRPERWLFVGVVVIAANAGGAWSPIGDVTTTMLWIGNQITASGVIFGLFLPSLICLLVPLLVLSFRLRGEAPRPRARTHLGEHQPPETTAFERNTVLALGLGALVFVPVFKTVTHLPPYMGILFGLGVLWIATEFLHRDKEDEHKHPLSVVGVLRKVDTPSVLFFLGILLAVAALATAGHLTQIALLLRESLGHIYPINYSIGLLSAVVDNVPLVAGAMKMYPLADPAMVAAASPEDADWLSQFVVDGHFWEMLAYCAGTGGSTLIIGSAAGVAAMGMERISFTWYVKRVSLLAFLGYTAGAVAYMAMLALQ; encoded by the coding sequence ATGTATGTATTCATGGCTGTTGTGTTTGTCCTTGGTTATCTCTGCATAGCCCTGGAACATCCGCTGAAAATCGACAAGGCCGCCGCGGCGATCCTGACCGCCGTGTTCTGCTGGACAGTGCTGGTGCTCGGTGCCGATTCGATCATCTCGCCACAAGCGGCCGCACACGCCCCGGGCGGGCCAGCGGAGCTGGTCATCGAAGCCTTGCGCCACCATCTGGGCGAAATATCGGAAATCCTCTTCTTCCTGCTCGGCGCGATGACGATCGTCGAACTGATCGACTCGCACGAGGGCTTCAAGGTCATCACCGACCGCATCCAGACCCGTCGGCGCGTCCACCTGCTCTGGATCGTCGGGCTACTGACCTTCTTCCTCTCCGCCGCGCTGGACAACCTGACCACGACCATCGTGATGGTCTCGCTATTGCGTAAGCTCATCCGCGGGCGGCCCGAGCGCTGGCTGTTCGTCGGCGTCGTGGTGATAGCGGCGAATGCCGGTGGCGCCTGGTCGCCGATTGGCGACGTCACCACCACCATGCTCTGGATCGGCAACCAGATCACCGCCTCGGGGGTCATCTTCGGGTTGTTCCTGCCAAGCCTGATCTGCCTGCTGGTGCCCCTGCTGGTGCTCAGCTTCCGATTGCGTGGCGAGGCACCGCGGCCCCGTGCGCGGACCCACCTGGGCGAGCATCAACCGCCGGAAACCACCGCATTCGAGCGCAATACCGTATTGGCGCTGGGCCTGGGCGCCCTGGTGTTCGTCCCGGTGTTCAAGACCGTCACGCATCTGCCGCCGTACATGGGCATCCTGTTCGGCCTCGGCGTGCTCTGGATCGCGACAGAGTTTCTCCACCGCGACAAGGAAGACGAGCACAAGCATCCGCTGTCGGTGGTCGGCGTGCTGCGCAAGGTCGATACACCCAGCGTGCTGTTCTTCCTCGGCATCCTGCTGGCCGTCGCCGCGCTGGCGACCGCCGGGCATCTGACCCAGATTGCCCTGCTGCTGCGCGAGTCGCTGGGGCATATCTATCCGATCAATTACAGCATCGGACTGCTGTCGGCAGTGGTCGACAACGTGCCGCTGGTGGCCGGCGCGATGAAGATGTATCCGCTGGCGGATCCGGCAATGGTGGCCGCGGCTTCGCCGGAGGATGCCGACTGGCTTTCGCAATTCGTCGTCGACGGGCATTTCTGGGAGATGCTCGCCTACTGCGCGGGCACCGGCGGCAGCACCCTCATCATCGGCTCCGCTGCCGGCGTGGCCGCCATGGGCATGGAAAGGATCAGTTTCACCTGGTACGTCAAGCGGGTCAGCCTGCTCGCGTTTCTTGGCTATACCGCTGGCGCTGTCGCTTATATGGCGATGCTGGCGCTGCAATGA
- a CDS encoding leucyl aminopeptidase, whose product MEFVVKNTKAAAAKTATLVLPVNENQQLGPVAQSVDQASGGVISTILKRGDLSGKPGQTLLLHSVPGLKAERVLLVGTGKAGELDARQWRKAAGAALGVIKGLGGSDATFAVQDVQVKDRDTYARARMLVEVLVDGQYLFEQFKSKKNDASKLGKITLLCDKADQAQVEQAIRHAAAITAGMSFARDLGNLPPNVCHPNYVADQARQLGKTFKGLKVEVLDEKKLRELGAGAFLAVSQGSAQPGCIVVMQYNGGRKGEQPYALVGKGITFDTGGISLKPGQGMDEMKYDMCGAASVLGTFRAALELQLPINLVGLLACAENMPSGNATRPGDIVTTMSGQTVEILNTDAEGRLVLCDTLTYAERFKPRAVIDVATLTGACIVALGSQTSGLLGNNDELLQQVLGAGQKADDRAWQLPLFDEYQEQLDSPFADIANIGGPKAGTITAACFLSRFTKEFAWAHLDVAGTAWISGGKEKGATGRPVPLLTQYLLDRVEQA is encoded by the coding sequence ATGGAATTTGTTGTAAAAAACACCAAAGCCGCTGCGGCAAAAACCGCGACGCTGGTTCTGCCTGTCAATGAAAACCAACAGCTGGGCCCCGTAGCGCAAAGCGTGGACCAGGCCAGCGGCGGTGTCATCAGCACGATACTCAAGCGCGGCGATCTGTCCGGCAAGCCGGGCCAGACCTTATTACTGCACAGCGTGCCAGGCCTCAAAGCCGAACGCGTCCTGCTCGTCGGCACCGGCAAGGCGGGCGAGCTCGATGCGCGCCAATGGCGCAAGGCTGCGGGCGCTGCGCTCGGCGTCATCAAGGGTCTTGGCGGTAGCGATGCGACCTTCGCCGTGCAGGATGTGCAAGTCAAAGACCGTGACACCTATGCGCGGGCCCGCATGCTGGTCGAAGTGCTGGTCGACGGTCAGTACCTGTTCGAGCAGTTCAAGAGCAAAAAGAACGACGCCTCCAAACTCGGCAAGATCACCCTGCTCTGCGACAAGGCCGACCAGGCGCAAGTTGAACAGGCGATCCGCCACGCCGCGGCGATAACCGCCGGCATGAGCTTCGCTCGTGACCTGGGCAACCTGCCACCGAACGTCTGCCACCCGAACTACGTGGCGGACCAGGCCAGGCAGCTGGGCAAGACGTTCAAGGGGTTGAAGGTCGAGGTGCTCGACGAGAAGAAGCTGCGCGAGCTGGGCGCAGGCGCGTTTCTCGCCGTCTCCCAGGGCAGCGCCCAACCCGGCTGCATCGTCGTGATGCAGTACAACGGCGGCAGGAAGGGCGAACAGCCCTACGCGCTGGTCGGTAAAGGCATCACCTTCGACACCGGCGGAATCAGTCTCAAGCCCGGCCAGGGCATGGACGAAATGAAATACGACATGTGCGGCGCCGCCAGTGTGCTCGGCACCTTCCGCGCCGCTCTGGAGCTGCAACTGCCAATCAACCTCGTCGGCCTGCTCGCCTGCGCGGAGAACATGCCCAGCGGCAATGCCACCCGTCCCGGCGACATCGTCACCACCATGAGCGGACAAACCGTCGAGATCCTCAATACCGACGCCGAAGGGCGCCTGGTGCTCTGCGATACGCTGACCTATGCCGAGCGTTTCAAGCCGCGTGCCGTGATCGACGTCGCCACGCTGACCGGTGCCTGCATCGTTGCGCTGGGTAGCCAGACCTCCGGATTGCTGGGCAACAACGACGAGCTGCTGCAGCAAGTGCTGGGTGCTGGCCAGAAGGCCGACGATCGCGCCTGGCAATTGCCGCTGTTCGACGAGTACCAAGAGCAACTGGACAGCCCCTTTGCCGACATCGCCAACATCGGCGGGCCCAAGGCCGGCACCATTACCGCGGCCTGCTTCCTCTCGCGTTTCACCAAGGAATTCGCCTGGGCGCACCTGGACGTGGCCGGCACCGCCTGGATCAGCGGCGGCAAGGAAAAAGGCGCAACGGGGCGCCCCGTTCCCCTGCTGACCCAGTATCTACTGGACCGGGTCGAACAGGCATGA
- a CDS encoding winged helix-turn-helix domain-containing protein: protein MTVSKTKSSFYRRLYVAWLIDSGTAVSVPAIVEATSMPRRTAQDTLAALADLDIDCRFVQEAGERHNGGHYRIDDWGAIDRQWIERNLAQIKAVLAYP from the coding sequence ATGACGGTCAGCAAGACCAAAAGCAGTTTCTACCGCCGGCTCTATGTCGCCTGGCTGATCGACAGCGGCACCGCTGTCAGCGTCCCGGCCATCGTCGAGGCGACCAGCATGCCGCGGCGCACGGCTCAAGACACGCTGGCCGCGCTGGCCGATCTGGATATCGACTGCCGTTTCGTGCAGGAGGCCGGCGAGCGACACAATGGCGGGCACTACCGCATTGACGACTGGGGCGCGATCGACCGGCAGTGGATCGAGCGCAACCTGGCGCAGATCAAGGCGGTTCTGGCCTATCCCTGA